GCCCCGGTGCCCCGGTGGACACGCACTAAAATAGAGTCGGCGCAGTCTCGTGATGCACCAAAGTAGTGCTCAGCCAGGGCCAGGCTGCGGATATCGTGTCCTACGAAGCTGGTCACGTTAAAACGCTTTTCGAGATTGGCCACCAGCGGCCAGTGGTGCACATGAATATGGGGCATATAACGGATAATGCCGTTATTGGGGTCGACCAGGCCTGGCAATATAACGGAAATTGCAATCAGCTCCCGCATTTTGCGCTGGTGTTGTTCACTGAAGCTGGTGATGGCTGTGAAAAGGGCGTTTTCCAGCGTTTCCTGGGTGCGCTCTGGCAGGGCATAGTCCTCCTGGGCCAGAGATTTTCCGCTGAGATCGAACAGGGTCAGGGTCGCATCACTGCGGCCAAGACGAACGCCGATGGTCTGGAAACCGCGGGTTTCAGTAATGATTGAGATAGCGCGACGGCCTCCGGTAGAGGCCTGCTGATCCACTTCTTTAATCAACCCGCGCTCTATCAGCTGGCGGGTAATTTTAGTGACGCTGGCGGGGGCTAACTGGCTGTGTTCAGCAATCTGTATGCGCGAAATCGGTCCTTGCTGATCGATAAGCCGGTAAACGGCCGCACTGTTGAGTTGCTTAACAAGATCGACATTTCCTATTTGAGCCTGGCCGCCAGTGGTCATTCTGTATCTACTCGCTTAAGACCTCGTCACCATTAACGATAGTCTGGATTATTTTATAGTCATGGGTGAAAACCGTCAGGTTAGCCACTTTTCCGGCCTGAACAGAGCCTAACGTTTTCTCCATGCCCATAGCCCGTGCTGGATACAACGTTGCCATTCGCAGCGTTTCATCCAGTGAAATGCCAACATGTTCGACGCTGTTCGCTACAGCTTCAATCATTGTCAGGGCAGAGCCACTGAGCGTCCCGTGCTCATCAACGCAGAGTCCATCGCGATAGTATATTGTTTTTCCTGCAAAAATGAACTGGTCAATGTTCGCGCCCGCTGGTGCGGTGGCATCGGTGACCAGGATCAGTTTGTCGCCTTTGATACGTTTAGCATTACGGATATTAGCGTAATGAACATGTAAACCATCTGCAATGATGCCGCAGTAAACATCTGGTGAATCAAACAGCGCTCCGATCAAACCGGGTTCGCGACCGGTAATGGTTGGCATGGCGTTATAAAGATGGGTGGAGAAGCTCACGCCTGCAGCAATTCCGATGCGGGCTTCCTCGTTCGTTGCATGCGAATGCCCGGCAGAAATAATGATGCCAGCTTCACTCAATTGACGAATCACCCTCGTCTCTACCTGTTCCGGTGCAAGGGTGATTTTGGTAATGACATCGGCATTGGCGCAGAGAAAATCAACCAGCGGCTGTTCGGGTTTGCGAATCAAAGCAGGATTGTGCGTTCCGGGCTTTCTTGGGCTGAGCCACGGCCCTTCAAGGTGTAATCCCAGCGCCTTGTTTGCGTTTTGCGCCAGATAAGCGCGCATCACATCAACCGCACGCTTCATCATCTCATCAGTGCTGGTAATCAGCGTAGGCAGAAAGCTGGTGCAGCCGGACTTCTCATTCGCCTGCTGCATAGTATTCAGTGTTTCGACGCTCAGGGCTTCGATATCATCATTGAACTGCACACCCCCACAGCCGTTGAGCTGGAGATCGATGAAGCCGGGAGCAATTATTGCGCCACCCACATTACGTGTGGTTACGCCCGCTGGCAGATCACTTAATGCGCATAC
This genomic window from Erwinia sp. E_sp_B01_1 contains:
- a CDS encoding N-acetylglucosamine repressor, producing the protein MTTGGQAQIGNVDLVKQLNSAAVYRLIDQQGPISRIQIAEHSQLAPASVTKITRQLIERGLIKEVDQQASTGGRRAISIITETRGFQTIGVRLGRSDATLTLFDLSGKSLAQEDYALPERTQETLENALFTAITSFSEQHQRKMRELIAISVILPGLVDPNNGIIRYMPHIHVHHWPLVANLEKRFNVTSFVGHDIRSLALAEHYFGASRDCADSILVRVHRGTGAGIIANGHIFLGSNGNVGELGHIQVDPLGERCHCGNFGCLETIAANGAIENRVRHLLTQGYPSSLSLDDCHMPQICKAANRGDALAVEVIDYVGRHLGKAIAIAINLFNPQKVVIAGEITEAEKVLLAAIEGCINTQVLKAFRKNLPVVRSEIDHRSAIGAFALAKRAMLNGILLQHLLEG
- the nagA gene encoding N-acetylglucosamine-6-phosphate deacetylase; its protein translation is MYALTHGRIYTGQEILDNHAVVIADGLIERVCALSDLPAGVTTRNVGGAIIAPGFIDLQLNGCGGVQFNDDIEALSVETLNTMQQANEKSGCTSFLPTLITSTDEMMKRAVDVMRAYLAQNANKALGLHLEGPWLSPRKPGTHNPALIRKPEQPLVDFLCANADVITKITLAPEQVETRVIRQLSEAGIIISAGHSHATNEEARIGIAAGVSFSTHLYNAMPTITGREPGLIGALFDSPDVYCGIIADGLHVHYANIRNAKRIKGDKLILVTDATAPAGANIDQFIFAGKTIYYRDGLCVDEHGTLSGSALTMIEAVANSVEHVGISLDETLRMATLYPARAMGMEKTLGSVQAGKVANLTVFTHDYKIIQTIVNGDEVLSE